The genomic stretch AGGTGGCCGAGTCCCCCGACGCGCGGGTCGCGGGGGTGGGCTCGTGAGGGCCGGCTCCCTGCGGCTGCCGGTCTTCGCCGCGCTCGCCACCGCGACGTCGTCCATCGCGCTGGGCAGCCTCTTCCTCAAGGGCGTCTGGTTCTGGCCGACGCTGGCCGCGATCGTCGTCGTGACCGCGGGCTGCGAGGGCGCCCGACGGCTGTCCCTGTCGCGCACCGCCGTCCCCCTGGGCGGACTGGTCGCGCTCCTGCTCTTCCTCCTCGTCCGCTACGGCCACAGCGAGGCCTACTTCGGCA from Actinomycetes bacterium encodes the following:
- a CDS encoding transglutaminase domain-containing protein; amino-acid sequence: MRAGSLRLPVFAALATATSSIALGSLFLKGVWFWPTLAAIVVVTAGCEGARRLSLSRTAVPLGGLVALLLFLLVRYGHSEAYFGIVPSVGSLDRLGDLASRGRADIERYAAPIGVSVGV